From the Bacteroidota bacterium genome, the window ATTCCCGCCGGCGAAACCGTACAACTGCAAGAAAAGAGGAAGGCATCGCCAAGAACCATTTCTTATGCACAGTTTCTTAAATCACTGCATACCCAAGAAGCAACTACCACTACCTCCAACCCAAGTCCCTACAATACAAACTCCCAATATCAGGTGCAGTCTTCAGACACTCTATATTCGATAGCCCGTAAGTTCAACTTGTCGGTAGAGCAGTTAAAAGCTCTTAATAAACTAGACAACACGAACATTCGTGAGGGACAAACGCTGGTAGTTGCCCAATAAATAGAGAACTTAGCGTAATGCTATTTTCGTTTGCATACTATTAGGTCAACTAATTCATGAAAAATCTATTTCCAACCTTTATTTTCGCACTGATCTTTAGCATATACTCCTGCGCACAGCAAAAACAGGAACCGGTGCCAACTATTCAACCAAACAAAACAACGATGAGTGAACAAGCAAAATTAGATACCGTAACGCTGGGTGGCGGTTGTTTCTGGTGTACCGAAGCCATCTATCAGCGCTTGAATGGAGTGGTTTCTGTAGCATCGGGCTATTCAGGCGGACAAATTGCTAACCCAACCTATAAAGAAGTTTGTTCGGGGCTGACCGGCCATGCTGAATGTACGCAAATCACTTTTGATGCCAATGTGGTACCCCTGGCCCAAGTGCTGGAAGTATTTTTCAAAACACATGACCCCACCACCGTGGACCGCCAAGGAAATGATGTGGGTACTCAATATCGTTCTGTCATTTTCTATAAAAACGAAGAACAAAAAAAAGTAGCCGAGGACATCAAAAACGGGCTGGATAAAAGTGGAGCTTTCTCCAAACCAATCGTTACCGAGATTGTGCCACTCACCACGTTCTACAAAGCCGAAGACTATCACCAAAACTACTACAACGAGAATAAAAGCTCCAACTCTTATTGCTCTATTGTCATTGTACCCAAAATTGAAAAGTTTGAGAAGTACTTTAAAGATAAGCTGAAGAAGGAGTAATTAGTGTCCAGTTGCTGATTGTTAGACCTAAATGTTCGACAAACATATTTATAGCCGATGCCCCGTTTATCAATACTAATGCCTCGTATCTAATCACTGTTTTCTATATTCTCTTATTTTTCATCTTTGGCACCAAATATATATGGAGAAGCTAGTCAAGCTGGGCGATAAAACTTTCAGGCTATACAAGAGTGAAAGCGAAATATTCGCTGCTATTCGAAATATTGCTTCTCAGATCAACGACGATTATATCGGCAAAAGACCGGTATTGATTCCCGTCCTCAACGGCTCTTTTATGTTTGCGGCAGACCTGTTGCGCGAACTGAGATTAGACTGCGAACTTTCCTTTATCAAAGTAGCTTCCTATAAAGGCATGCAGTCCAATAGCGATGCCTCTACCCTCATCGGGCTTAATAAAAACCTGGAAGGTCGCCACGTAATTATCATAGAAGATATTGTAGATACCGGCCACACCCTCGCCCACATTGTCCCTACGCTTCTGGCACAAAATCCCGCTTCGCTCAAAGTCGCTTCGCTGCTCATCAAACCCTTTGATCTGAAAGCCAGCGTCAACATTGATTACGTAGGCATGGAAATTCCCAACGAATTCATCGTAGGCTACGGATTAGACTATGATGGGCTGGGAAGAAACCTACGCGACATTTATCAGGTAGTCATTGAGTGATTATTACCGGTTCCGGTTATGAGACAAATCGTCGTCATAGGAGGCGGAGCAGCAGGGTTTTTTGCCGCCCTAGCAAGTGCCGAAAACAATCCTGATGCACAAGTCACCATTCTTGAAAAATCTTCCACACTTCTATCTAAAGTAAAAATCAGCGGCGGCGGGCGGTGCAACGTCACTCATGCCTGCTTTGATGCCAAAGAGTTAATCAAAAATTATCCCAGAGGAGAGAAGCAATTGCTCGGACCTTTCACCCGGTTCAATCCTTCGCACACCGTTGATTGGTTTGAAGCCAAAGGCGTGAAACTGAAACGCGAAGCAGATGGAAGAATGTTTCCGGCCACCGATTCATCACAAACCATCATAGATTGTTTCCTCCAAGAAGCCAAACGCCTCGGAGTAGCGATCAAGATGCAAACCGGAGTAGAAACTATCAAGCCCGACGATGCAAAGTTTCATTTAGTCACCAACAAAAATACACCCATCATCGCCGATGCGGTCATTATCACCACCGGTTCCGGTTCATCTATGTGGAGCCTCTTGTCCGGTCTCGGCCATACCATCGTGCCACCGGTTCCCTCGCTCTTCACCTTTAACATAAACGACCAGCGCATCAAAGGTCTGGAAGGTCTATCTGTGCCCCACGCTACGGTCTCCGTCGTTCCACCTGCGACTCATAAAGCACCCTATTCAAAATTATCTTCCACCGGCCCTTTGCTCATCACCCACTGGGGAATGAGCGGCCCGGCCATCCTGCGTTTGTCTGCCTGGGGTGCGCGGATCTTATCAGACTCCAAACACCAATTTGAAATAGAAATAAACTGGACCGGCGAACCTTCTATCAACGAGCTGCGCGAAACCATCAAGCAGTTCAAACAATCACACCCAAAAAAGGTCGTTTCGATCAACCCTCTTCTCCCACTACCCAAAAGGCTCTGGGAGCGGCTCTCAAGCACTATCTGCCAAACGTCCACCAACTACGCCGACCTCTCCAACAAACAGATTGAGGGCCTCGCCACAGCGCTTGCCGCCTCCCGCTTCCACGTGCTCGGCAAATCCACCTTCAAAGATGAGTTTGTAACAGCCGGTGGAGTCAGTCTAGATGAAGTGGACTTTAAAACCATGCAGAGCAAAATTATCCCCGGACTATATTTTGCCGGCGAAGTATTAGACATGGATGCCATCACGGGAGGCTTCAATTTTCAGGCAGCCTGGACTACCGGCTGGGTTGCGGGGAACGCCATCTAAGTCATTCCTTCCCGGAGCGCTCTACCATTTTACCGAAACATTCTTCCCTGTTTTCGTCACGAGTTTAGGTATTTCTGTCACAGACTTACCTATTTCCGTGGCGGACTTCCCTATTTCTGCGGCGGACTTACCTCATTCTGCGGCGAACTTCCCTAATTTCGTGGCGACTTGTCCTCATTCCCTCACGGACTTACCTCATTCTGTCACAGACTTACCTCATTCTGTCGCGGACTTCCCTCATTCTGTCACAAACTTGCCTCATTCTGTGACAGAATGAGTCTGGATTTTTTTGAAAACAGGCTATAAAATTGTTAATTCGCAGAAAAGCGTCCAGTTTTTATTCCAAAGTGGGATTTATGATAATGTCTGAATTGTTAAAGCAGTTTATTGTTTTCTTTCATGCTTTAGCTTGTATAAATATACTAGAAATATGTATTTGTATATACTATTTGGTATAACACGTAAAGTAATTGGAAAAAGGCTTGGCAATTATTAACAGATTGTATAGCTTTGACCAATCAATTATGGAAAGATACCCGGCAGCAAGAATGAGATGTAACTGGTGATTTAGATTCTTCCTTGGAGGAAGAACATAGGGTGTGAAGGCTGAAGAGTTAGCATTGGCGTTGAATAAAGTATAGATTCTTTTATCAATAAACTCACACAAACCTAATCCCATGAAAAAATCTCTCCCGTTCCTTGTATGCCTACTCCTCATCCTTTTCGGAAAAACATTTCTCAGCGCTCAAGATGTAAAATGGGCCATTCGCGTCGGTGGTTCCGGCACGGAGATAGGTTTTAACATTGCGGTGGATAGTAGCAAGCGCACCTATGCTGCGCAGCAAATCATTAGCGGCACGAGCGTCAATTTCAACGGTAGTTGTACCATAACGGGAGGGTCTAACAGTTATGATGTGTCCTTTGTCAGATTAGATACTGTCGGTGCCTGTATCTCTTCAAAATATATCATCACTCAAAACGATAACGTGATGGGTTTAAGGCTGGACAGCCTCAATAATATCTATATCGTAGGCAACCGGTCAGGAACCAATTCTCTTTGCACCTCACAGGCCACCTCCGGTCAGGACCTCTTGCTGGCCAAATTAAGCTCAACCGGTACCTGCACCTGGGGAAAAAAGATAGGTGGATCGAGTGGTGATTACGGATACCGGCTGAGCTTAGACCGCGATGGCAACATCTACATCACAGGCAGCTTTGCCGGAACCGTTTCTTTCGACGGAATATCTCTGGTATCGGGCGGCAGCAATGATGGCTTCATCGCCAAATTCAATAACAGCGGCACCATTCAGTGGGCAAAAAAATTTGGTAGCACCGGTGACGACTTTGGGTATGGAATTTCTAATGTGGTGAACGGTAATTTCTATGTCTGCGGACGCGTTCAGAACACCGGCACCTTTGGAACTTTATCTGCTGTCAGTAAGGGAGGATACGACGCTTTTATCGCAAAAGTAGATG encodes:
- the hpt gene encoding hypoxanthine phosphoribosyltransferase codes for the protein MEKLVKLGDKTFRLYKSESEIFAAIRNIASQINDDYIGKRPVLIPVLNGSFMFAADLLRELRLDCELSFIKVASYKGMQSNSDASTLIGLNKNLEGRHVIIIEDIVDTGHTLAHIVPTLLAQNPASLKVASLLIKPFDLKASVNIDYVGMEIPNEFIVGYGLDYDGLGRNLRDIYQVVIE
- a CDS encoding NAD(P)/FAD-dependent oxidoreductase, which translates into the protein MRQIVVIGGGAAGFFAALASAENNPDAQVTILEKSSTLLSKVKISGGGRCNVTHACFDAKELIKNYPRGEKQLLGPFTRFNPSHTVDWFEAKGVKLKREADGRMFPATDSSQTIIDCFLQEAKRLGVAIKMQTGVETIKPDDAKFHLVTNKNTPIIADAVIITTGSGSSMWSLLSGLGHTIVPPVPSLFTFNINDQRIKGLEGLSVPHATVSVVPPATHKAPYSKLSSTGPLLITHWGMSGPAILRLSAWGARILSDSKHQFEIEINWTGEPSINELRETIKQFKQSHPKKVVSINPLLPLPKRLWERLSSTICQTSTNYADLSNKQIEGLATALAASRFHVLGKSTFKDEFVTAGGVSLDEVDFKTMQSKIIPGLYFAGEVLDMDAITGGFNFQAAWTTGWVAGNAI
- the msrA gene encoding peptide-methionine (S)-S-oxide reductase MsrA, whose product is MKNLFPTFIFALIFSIYSCAQQKQEPVPTIQPNKTTMSEQAKLDTVTLGGGCFWCTEAIYQRLNGVVSVASGYSGGQIANPTYKEVCSGLTGHAECTQITFDANVVPLAQVLEVFFKTHDPTTVDRQGNDVGTQYRSVIFYKNEEQKKVAEDIKNGLDKSGAFSKPIVTEIVPLTTFYKAEDYHQNYYNENKSSNSYCSIVIVPKIEKFEKYFKDKLKKE